The Setaria italica strain Yugu1 chromosome IX, Setaria_italica_v2.0, whole genome shotgun sequence genome has a window encoding:
- the LOC101763231 gene encoding 40S ribosomal protein S15 translates to MADVEVDTEVAAAGQPKKRTFRKYSYRGVDLDALLDMSTDDLVQLFPARARRRFQRGLKRKPMALIKKLRKAKKDAPAGEKPEPVRTHLRNMIIVPEMIGSIIGVYNGKTFNQVEIKPEMIGHYLAEFSISYKPVKHGRPGIGATHSSRFIPLK, encoded by the exons ATG GCGGATGTGGAAGTGGATACGGAGGTGGCGGCCGCGGGTCAGCCGAAGAAGAGGACGTTCCGCAAGTACAGCTACCGCGGCGTGGACCTCGACGCGCTCCTCGACATGTCCACTGACGACCTAGTCCAGCTCTTCCCCGCGCGCGCACGCCGGAG GTTCCAGAGGGGTCTGAAGAGGAAGCCGATGGCGCTCATCAAGAAGCTGCGCAAGGCG AAAAAGGATGCTCCTGCCGGTGAGAAGCCAGAGCCAGTGAGGACCCACCTCCGCAACATGATCATTGTGCCTGAGATGATTGGTAGCATCATCGGTGTCTACAACGGCAAGACCTTCAACCAGGTTGAGATCAAGCCTGAGATGATTGGCCACTACCTCGCAGAGTTCTCCATATCGTACAAGCCAGTCAAGCACGGCAGGCCCGGTATCGGTGCCACCCACTCCTCAAGGTTCATTCCCCTCAAGTGA
- the LOC101763638 gene encoding protein WRKY1, translated as MEVVEEANRAAVESCKKLVAFLSLSAGDPFRPMPVAVETDEAVAGFGKVVAVLSDRLGHARARVGKRSLAPPVDASCLLDHPSMAPRHPPNSSHLVSSTPAAAAPPPPTTAAMRSVAPLMRSHEAEVAPAVMVSPCANVALAPAPAAAARKFDRNMFLETPLLELNSYSVLPSTAPMAAVPKSTSTVVTVPSPNPCTTISTHIQFQPQQAKKQKSFQFDQTPSGEQFHIEVPVPLPRGGGGAKEVISFSFDNNSVCTSSAATSFFTSISSQLISMSDAATSSAATAKKACAKRGEDGSVKCHCPKKKKPREKRVVRVPAISDKNADIPADNYSWRKYGQKPIKGSPHPRGYYRCSSKKDCPARKHVERCRSDAGMLIVTYENDHNHAQPLDPSVLTATAAEA; from the exons atggaggtggtggaggaagcCAACCGGGCCGCCGTCGAGAGCTGCAAGAAGCTCGTCGCCTTTCTCTCGCTGTCCGCCGGCGATCCTTTCCGGCCTATGCCCGTAGCCGTGGAGACCGACGAGGCGGTCGCCGGGTTCGGCAAGGTGGTCGCCGTCCTGAGCGACAGGCTCGGCCATGCCAGAGCAAGGGTTGGCAAGAGGAGCCTGGCGCCTCCCGTCGACGCAAGCTGCCTCTTGGATCATCCGTCGATGGCACCGCGCCACCCTCCCAACAGCAGCCACCTTGTCAGtagtactccggcggcggcggcgccgccgccaccaactaCGGCGGCGATGCGAAGCGTTGCGCCGCTGATGAGAAGCCATGAAGCGGAGGTGGCACCGGCGGTCATGGTGTCGCCTTGTGCCAACGTAGCActggcaccggcaccggcggcggcggccaggaagTTTGACAGGAACATGTTCCTCGAGACGCCACTCCTGGAGCTGAACTCTTACAGCGTGCTTCCCTCCACGGCGCCCATGGCGGCGGTGCCAAAGAGCACCTCGACAGTTGTCACTGTCCCCTCGCCCAATCCTTGCACCACCATCTCCACTCACATCCAGTTCCAGCCGCAGCAGGCGAAGAAGCAGAAGAGCTTCCAGTTCGACCAGACGCCGAGCGGCGAGCAGTTCCACATCGAGGTGCCGGTGCCACTgccccggggcggcggcggcgccaaggaGGTGATCAGCTTCAGCTTCGACAACAACTCGGTGTgcacctcgtcggcggcgacgtccTTCTTCACCTCCATCAGCAGCCAGCTGATCAGCATGTCCGACGCCGCGACGAGCTCTGCCGCCACGGCAAAGAAGGCGTGCGCCAAGAGAGGGGAGGACGGCAGCGTCAAGTGCCATTGCCCAAAGAAAAA GAAGCCGAGGGAGAAGAGGGTGGTGAGGGTGCCGGCGATCAGCGACAAGAACGCCGATATACCGGCGGACAACTACTCATGGAGGAAGTATGGGCAGAAACCAATCAAAGGCTCTCCTCACCCAAG GGGGTACTACCGGTGCAGCAGCAAGAAGGACTGCCCGGCGAGGAAGCACGTGGAGCGGTGCCGCAGCGACGCCGGCATGCTGATCGTCACCTACGAGAACGACCACAACCACGCGCAGCCGCTGGACCCCTCGGTGCTCACCGCGACCGCGGCCGAAGCCTGA